In a genomic window of Roseiflexus castenholzii DSM 13941:
- a CDS encoding alpha-galactosidase, producing the protein MTHSGSGATPETWTLSTDTVTITVSPADGRLTWNLSGATGGLDLSSVTGSALRVDGRMPLWTQIVAVDEQSVGDGSRLLALTLDTADGGLRLMRWFHLFADHPFVRTWATLENRSSATVRIDQCDILTLTPHAPPPLYLFHVEQFSWNYRRDFFSQHEVWLRVGCAPHEIRMGSHPAHHWGPSSCAWFALRDGSPNWNDEPPEGGRGMVCGIEFNGKSRLHAWATTERVNLVSQIDDLAHRLAPGAIFEIPAFFVGRFEGDWDEAGYVTQRFAEAHVHPPMPDDRYPWVQYNSWRYEQNINEEQQLAAIDRCAELGVELVVMDLGWARMIGDWRPDPIKFPRGLKPLVERAHSYGMRFGVHVALAQCNPEAPVARAHPDWLIHTGNDYYGAGPLCLGHEPCRQWLIEQLIRLVDEEGIDYIIQDGEDMVKRCERSDHTHAPGDSNYANSQYGLDIVIESLRRACPHLVLENCEDGGCMMTYKMARLYHTSITVDNTSSYATRQGVYGASYPFSPRYSVRYMQDDPSPYTLRSSIFGGPLILMQRVTEWNEAQMAETRRAIEQYKALRHLIRSAKIIHLKAPLHNIDGLGWGWDALQAVAPDQSRSVVMVYRAQGDVAERTFKPRGLLPNAAYLVRYVDSGRTLQRTGAELERDGITVALEEFSSELVMIEVEGER; encoded by the coding sequence ATGACCCACTCTGGATCAGGCGCCACGCCTGAGACATGGACGCTCTCGACAGACACCGTAACCATCACCGTGTCGCCGGCGGACGGGCGCCTGACCTGGAATCTCAGCGGCGCAACTGGAGGGCTTGACCTGTCATCGGTGACGGGGAGCGCTTTGCGTGTCGATGGACGGATGCCGCTCTGGACGCAGATTGTCGCTGTCGATGAGCAGTCCGTCGGAGATGGCAGTCGCCTGTTGGCGCTAACGCTCGATACGGCGGATGGCGGGCTGCGATTGATGCGCTGGTTTCACCTGTTCGCCGATCATCCGTTTGTGCGCACCTGGGCGACGCTGGAGAATCGCAGCAGTGCGACGGTGCGGATCGATCAGTGCGATATTCTGACGCTGACGCCACACGCCCCGCCGCCACTCTATCTGTTCCACGTCGAACAGTTCAGTTGGAATTACCGGCGCGATTTCTTCAGTCAGCACGAGGTCTGGCTGCGGGTGGGATGCGCTCCGCACGAGATCCGCATGGGATCGCACCCCGCCCACCACTGGGGTCCCTCCAGTTGCGCGTGGTTCGCCCTGCGCGACGGTTCCCCCAACTGGAACGACGAGCCGCCGGAGGGGGGGCGCGGCATGGTGTGCGGCATCGAGTTCAACGGCAAGAGCCGGTTGCACGCCTGGGCAACCACCGAACGGGTGAATCTGGTGAGCCAGATCGATGACCTGGCGCACCGCCTCGCACCAGGCGCGATCTTCGAGATTCCGGCGTTTTTCGTCGGGCGCTTCGAGGGGGATTGGGACGAAGCCGGGTATGTGACACAGCGTTTCGCCGAGGCGCATGTCCATCCCCCGATGCCCGACGACCGCTACCCGTGGGTGCAGTACAATTCCTGGCGGTACGAGCAGAACATCAACGAGGAGCAGCAACTGGCAGCCATCGACCGCTGCGCGGAACTCGGCGTCGAACTTGTGGTGATGGACCTGGGGTGGGCACGTATGATCGGCGACTGGCGCCCCGACCCGATCAAGTTTCCGCGCGGGCTGAAGCCGCTGGTCGAACGGGCGCACTCCTACGGTATGCGGTTTGGCGTTCATGTTGCGCTGGCGCAGTGCAACCCGGAAGCGCCGGTCGCCAGAGCGCACCCCGACTGGCTCATTCACACCGGCAACGATTACTATGGCGCCGGTCCGCTCTGCCTGGGACACGAGCCGTGCCGCCAATGGCTCATCGAGCAGTTGATCCGGCTGGTGGACGAAGAGGGGATCGACTACATCATCCAGGACGGCGAGGATATGGTGAAGCGGTGCGAGCGCAGCGATCACACGCATGCACCGGGCGACAGCAACTACGCCAACTCACAGTATGGGCTGGACATCGTCATCGAATCGCTGCGCCGCGCCTGCCCACACCTGGTGCTCGAAAATTGCGAGGACGGCGGATGCATGATGACCTATAAAATGGCGCGTCTGTACCATACCAGCATCACGGTGGACAATACTTCGTCCTATGCCACACGACAGGGGGTGTACGGCGCGTCTTACCCGTTCTCGCCGCGCTATAGCGTGCGCTACATGCAGGACGATCCCTCGCCCTACACCCTGCGCAGTTCAATTTTCGGCGGGCCTCTCATCCTGATGCAGCGCGTCACCGAGTGGAACGAAGCGCAGATGGCGGAAACCAGGCGTGCTATCGAACAATATAAAGCATTGCGCCATCTCATCCGTTCGGCGAAGATCATCCATCTGAAAGCGCCGCTGCACAACATCGATGGTCTGGGATGGGGATGGGACGCTCTCCAGGCAGTGGCGCCCGACCAATCCCGCAGCGTCGTGATGGTATACCGCGCGCAGGGAGATGTCGCCGAGCGCACCTTCAAGCCGCGCGGTCTGCTCCCAAACGCGGCGTATCTGGTCCGCTACGTCGATAGCGGGCGCACCCTGCAACGCACCGGCGCCGAACTGGAGCGCGACGGGATCACCGTGGCGCTAGAAGAGTTCAGTTCAGAGCTCGTTATGATAGAGGTGGAGGGTGAAAGGTAG
- a CDS encoding aldose epimerase family protein encodes MNAISFDPHWTYRGLQALLIENRHLRAVVLPELGAKIWSLVDKAADREILWHNPRVPPRPAIYGVAYDDWFCGGWDELFPNDAPAVIGGDAYPDHGELWSMPYDWNVDVDAHEIRLRLSRSGVVTPTFVEKSITLRADEPVIRIRYRIRNDGSAPLDFLLKLHPALAISPRCRIDLPARTVLVDAGFRQRLGAKVERFTWSLAHSDAGATVDMRQVPPQNAALCDFFYAIELDAGWCALTDTARATGFGLAFDPAVFRSVWVFGAYGGWRGLYTTILEPCTGYPYRLEEAIAQGTASRLEPGAELDTEVTAVLYRGISAVEHIDRNGAVR; translated from the coding sequence ATGAATGCCATTTCTTTCGACCCCCACTGGACATATCGCGGTTTGCAAGCGTTGTTGATCGAAAACCGTCACCTGCGCGCGGTGGTCCTGCCGGAACTGGGCGCCAAAATCTGGTCGCTGGTCGATAAGGCAGCAGACCGCGAGATATTGTGGCACAACCCACGTGTGCCGCCACGTCCAGCAATCTATGGCGTCGCCTACGACGACTGGTTCTGCGGCGGGTGGGACGAACTGTTTCCCAACGACGCACCGGCTGTGATCGGTGGCGATGCCTATCCTGACCATGGCGAGTTGTGGTCGATGCCGTATGACTGGAACGTCGATGTCGATGCCCACGAAATACGGCTGCGCCTGAGTCGCAGCGGCGTGGTCACGCCGACTTTCGTCGAAAAATCGATCACACTGCGCGCCGATGAGCCGGTGATACGGATTCGCTATCGGATTCGCAACGATGGATCGGCGCCGCTCGATTTTCTGCTCAAACTTCACCCGGCGCTGGCAATTTCTCCCCGCTGCCGCATCGATCTGCCAGCGCGCACCGTGCTGGTCGATGCGGGATTTCGCCAGCGGCTCGGCGCAAAAGTCGAGCGATTCACCTGGTCCCTGGCGCACTCCGATGCTGGCGCGACGGTCGATATGCGCCAGGTTCCGCCGCAGAACGCAGCACTCTGCGACTTCTTCTACGCCATCGAACTCGACGCCGGTTGGTGCGCGCTAACCGATACCGCGCGCGCCACAGGCTTCGGGCTGGCGTTCGATCCGGCGGTCTTCCGTTCAGTGTGGGTCTTCGGCGCATATGGCGGCTGGCGCGGTCTTTACACAACGATCCTCGAACCATGCACGGGTTATCCATACCGTCTCGAAGAGGCGATTGCGCAGGGAACCGCCAGCCGACTGGAACCAGGAGCGGAACTCGATACCGAAGTGACTGCCGTCCTCTACCGCGGCATCAGCGCAGTCGAACATATTGATCGCAATGGAGCAGTACGATGA
- a CDS encoding SDR family NAD(P)-dependent oxidoreductase: MSGMLEGNVALITGAASGIGRATALTLARDGSAIVVADLNESGGSATVDAITAAGGWAIFVQADVTRDAERMVEAAVQTFGHLDILVNNAGIFYTADLLDVPFDEWVRAVDVMYFGTFRCSQAAARQMVRQGTGGRIVNISSVNGFLGMPQSSHYNSAKGAIDQLTRCLAVELAPHGILVNGIAPGFVETPMAIVNGVNEHETPEFQEFYVRRRRIPLARPALPEEIAEAVAFLVSPRCTYITGHTLVVDGGLSITF, from the coding sequence ATGAGCGGCATGCTCGAAGGAAACGTGGCGCTGATCACCGGCGCTGCCAGCGGGATCGGGCGGGCAACAGCATTGACGCTGGCGCGCGATGGTTCCGCAATTGTGGTGGCTGACCTGAATGAGTCCGGCGGCAGCGCGACGGTCGACGCAATCACTGCGGCGGGTGGGTGGGCAATCTTCGTTCAGGCGGATGTGACCCGCGACGCAGAACGCATGGTCGAGGCGGCAGTGCAGACGTTCGGGCATCTCGATATTCTGGTGAACAATGCTGGCATCTTTTACACCGCCGATCTGCTCGATGTACCCTTTGACGAGTGGGTACGCGCTGTCGATGTGATGTACTTCGGCACATTTCGGTGCAGCCAGGCGGCAGCGCGCCAGATGGTGCGTCAAGGGACAGGCGGGCGGATCGTCAATATTTCCTCAGTTAATGGCTTCCTCGGCATGCCACAGTCCAGCCACTACAACTCGGCAAAAGGCGCCATCGACCAACTCACGCGCTGTCTAGCGGTTGAACTTGCGCCGCACGGAATCCTGGTGAATGGCATTGCGCCGGGCTTCGTCGAAACGCCCATGGCAATCGTCAATGGCGTCAACGAACACGAAACGCCGGAGTTCCAGGAGTTCTATGTGCGCCGACGACGCATTCCCCTGGCGCGCCCCGCATTGCCCGAAGAGATCGCCGAAGCCGTGGCATTCCTCGTCTCGCCGCGTTGCACTTATATCACCGGGCATACGCTCGTTGTGGATGGCGGACTGTCGATCACGTTTTGA
- a CDS encoding fused MFS/spermidine synthase: MESDRTISRSHLRVVLRTEQFVSFVALTIFFASGFSALLYQVIWQRILGFFSGADVYSVTIIVAAYMAGMGVGSLTGGYLADRLSRRGNLILFAGVELGIALFALGSKGLYYDWLYRQNAHLASSPLLMVVILFVSLLIPTFCMGVSLPALARALTRSIEMAAGTIGGLYGVNTLGAAVGAGVTTWILLRQYGFETILQMGAAMNALVACTAFPLAWLLMRPGNAQPSQSASHTVQQESPHADQESGRQLPVSVWIALYGLSGFIALSLEILWFRMLGVMLKSTAFTFGTLLTIFLGGLALGTFLGIRQAPRDRHPMRSFLLLQTGVIVFALIALTAFVTQVGNAAWLATFWRYFGGYDPLDVGRATAALTGLLLNPTALDAETQSLAQFFFLLYVMLPTLLIGLPTICMGMSFPMLQKIIQRDPDTLGRRVGWLQTSNIIGSMLGTLLTGLAALSWLGTPDSLRVIGALSGLFLALFAWGCLTHTRVRRATYVGSIVIASGLALIIPDAQTFWATLHGVPPSNAIVTEDNTGLALIKSGSSDFSRRAYVMSNGIGQSAIPYGWTHSVLGFLPTLIHPKPQTIAIIGLGSGDTLFHAGGRPETKELICIEIVGSQMDMLREMAQRREYPALLSILNDPRITYEITDGRSYIMQRGRTYDIIEADALRPNSAYAGNLYSEEYFRLVLNHLNPGGLAVTWVPTERVRTTFIQVFPHYVDFGDILIGSNAPIELDLQAIYQRLEDPFTREYYQRSGVNIKQWLDEYFVKRRPLASDPSAPPPRSRDTNRDLFPRDEFLVR, translated from the coding sequence TTGGAGTCGGATCGCACAATCTCCCGTTCTCATCTGCGAGTCGTTCTACGCACCGAACAGTTCGTCTCGTTTGTCGCACTCACCATTTTTTTCGCGTCCGGCTTCTCGGCGTTACTCTACCAGGTCATCTGGCAGCGCATACTTGGCTTCTTCTCCGGCGCCGATGTCTATTCGGTCACCATTATTGTTGCGGCATACATGGCAGGCATGGGGGTCGGCAGTCTCACCGGCGGGTATCTGGCGGATCGCCTCTCACGCCGGGGCAATCTCATCCTGTTTGCCGGCGTCGAGTTGGGCATCGCCCTGTTCGCGCTTGGCAGCAAGGGGCTATACTACGACTGGCTCTACCGGCAAAACGCCCACCTTGCTTCGTCACCGTTACTGATGGTGGTGATATTGTTTGTTAGCCTTTTGATCCCCACCTTCTGCATGGGTGTCTCGTTGCCGGCGCTTGCACGGGCGCTCACCCGTTCCATTGAGATGGCAGCCGGCACAATCGGCGGACTCTACGGAGTCAACACGCTCGGCGCAGCAGTCGGCGCAGGGGTCACGACGTGGATCCTGCTGCGACAGTACGGTTTCGAGACTATCCTGCAAATGGGCGCGGCAATGAATGCACTGGTCGCGTGCACTGCATTCCCGCTGGCATGGCTTCTCATGCGCCCGGGGAACGCGCAACCGTCCCAATCCGCTTCGCATACAGTGCAGCAGGAATCGCCGCATGCGGATCAGGAATCTGGCAGACAGTTGCCCGTTTCGGTCTGGATCGCGCTCTACGGTCTCTCCGGATTCATTGCGCTGTCGCTGGAGATTCTATGGTTCCGCATGCTGGGAGTGATGCTCAAGTCAACGGCGTTTACGTTTGGGACCCTGTTGACCATTTTTCTGGGCGGATTGGCGCTTGGCACATTTTTGGGCATCAGGCAGGCGCCGCGCGACCGCCATCCCATGCGCTCCTTTTTGCTGTTGCAAACCGGCGTGATCGTGTTTGCGCTGATCGCTCTCACGGCATTTGTCACGCAGGTTGGCAACGCAGCGTGGCTGGCGACATTCTGGCGCTATTTTGGCGGTTATGATCCGCTGGATGTAGGACGCGCCACTGCTGCGCTGACGGGTTTGCTGCTCAATCCGACGGCGCTGGACGCCGAAACGCAGAGCCTGGCGCAATTCTTCTTTCTGCTCTACGTGATGCTGCCAACCCTCCTCATCGGACTGCCGACGATCTGTATGGGGATGAGCTTCCCGATGCTCCAGAAAATCATTCAGCGCGATCCAGACACATTGGGCAGGCGTGTCGGCTGGTTGCAAACGTCGAATATCATCGGCAGCATGCTCGGCACGCTGCTGACCGGGCTGGCTGCGCTCTCGTGGCTGGGAACACCCGACAGCCTGCGTGTGATTGGCGCACTGTCGGGACTCTTCCTGGCATTGTTTGCATGGGGATGCCTGACGCACACACGAGTGCGCCGCGCAACATATGTCGGCAGCATCGTCATAGCATCAGGGCTGGCGCTGATCATACCGGACGCGCAGACCTTTTGGGCAACGTTGCATGGCGTGCCGCCATCGAACGCAATCGTTACTGAGGATAACACAGGGCTGGCATTGATTAAGAGCGGTAGCAGCGACTTTTCCAGGCGGGCGTATGTCATGTCCAACGGAATAGGGCAGAGCGCTATTCCGTATGGCTGGACGCACAGCGTTCTCGGATTCCTGCCGACACTCATCCATCCCAAACCACAAACGATTGCAATTATCGGGCTTGGATCGGGGGATACGCTCTTTCACGCTGGTGGTCGCCCCGAAACAAAGGAACTCATCTGCATCGAGATCGTTGGCTCGCAGATGGACATGCTGCGTGAAATGGCGCAACGGCGCGAATATCCTGCACTGCTGTCGATTCTGAATGATCCCCGGATCACCTATGAGATTACCGATGGACGTTCATACATTATGCAGCGCGGACGCACATACGATATTATCGAAGCCGATGCGCTGCGCCCGAATAGCGCCTATGCCGGCAACCTCTACTCGGAAGAGTATTTCCGACTGGTGCTTAATCATCTGAACCCCGGTGGTCTGGCGGTGACATGGGTTCCGACCGAGCGCGTCCGCACCACGTTCATCCAGGTCTTTCCGCATTATGTCGATTTCGGCGATATTCTGATCGGCAGCAATGCTCCGATTGAACTGGACCTTCAGGCGATCTATCAACGCCTTGAAGACCCCTTCACCCGTGAGTATTACCAGCGATCCGGGGTCAATATCAAGCAATGGCTCGACGAGTATTTTGTCAAGCGCCGGCCGCTGGCTTCCGACCCATCGGCGCCTCCGCCCCGATCACGTGATACGAACCGCGATCTATTCCCCAGAGATGAGTTTCTGGTGAGGTAG
- a CDS encoding Gfo/Idh/MocA family protein, with product MIRVAMLSYWHVHAWDYTRQAQSHPDVTIGAVWDELPARGAAAAEKLGVPFYESLDELLASPEIDAVIVDAPTSMHCEVMVAAARAGKHIFTEKVLAPTLTEANQIVAAADQANVVLTVSLPRLSEGYTAAIASLIAQGALGEPTLVRTRLAHNGALRTEQNPNGWLPPHFYDPDQCRGGAMIDLGCHPMYLAHHFLGLPETVNAHYGYVTGRAVEDNAVVTLGYPGGAIAVVEAGFVTPASPFIIEVHGTRTSLIFQAPPPVLRMRSADGWVEQDIPESSPLPFVQWVDHIQRGARHTANLQAALALTMLMEAANLSANAGRQVRLDSLQS from the coding sequence ATGATCCGTGTCGCCATGCTGAGTTACTGGCACGTCCACGCCTGGGACTATACCCGCCAGGCGCAGAGTCACCCTGATGTGACCATCGGCGCCGTATGGGATGAACTGCCCGCGCGCGGCGCCGCAGCCGCCGAAAAACTGGGTGTGCCATTCTATGAATCGCTTGACGAACTCCTGGCGTCGCCGGAGATCGATGCGGTGATCGTTGATGCGCCAACGTCTATGCACTGCGAGGTGATGGTCGCCGCAGCGCGCGCCGGCAAGCATATCTTCACCGAGAAGGTGCTCGCGCCAACCCTCACCGAAGCCAATCAGATTGTCGCCGCTGCGGATCAGGCGAATGTGGTGCTGACCGTTTCGCTGCCGCGCCTTTCGGAAGGGTACACGGCGGCGATTGCCAGTCTGATCGCTCAGGGCGCGCTCGGAGAGCCAACGCTGGTGCGCACGCGCCTGGCGCACAACGGCGCCCTGCGCACCGAACAGAATCCCAACGGCTGGCTGCCGCCCCATTTCTACGATCCCGATCAGTGTCGGGGCGGTGCCATGATCGACCTGGGATGTCATCCGATGTACCTGGCGCACCATTTCCTCGGACTGCCGGAGACGGTCAACGCGCACTATGGGTATGTCACCGGGCGCGCCGTGGAAGACAATGCCGTCGTGACGCTTGGCTACCCTGGCGGCGCGATCGCCGTCGTCGAGGCCGGATTTGTCACTCCTGCATCACCGTTTATCATCGAAGTCCACGGCACACGCACCAGCCTGATCTTCCAGGCGCCGCCGCCGGTGTTGCGCATGCGCAGCGCCGATGGCTGGGTCGAGCAGGACATCCCGGAATCATCACCGCTGCCGTTCGTCCAGTGGGTGGACCATATTCAGCGCGGTGCGCGTCATACCGCCAATCTCCAGGCGGCGCTCGCCCTGACCATGCTCATGGAGGCGGCAAACCTGTCGGCAAACGCCGGTCGCCAGGTGCGCCTCGATTCACTTCAATCCTGA
- a CDS encoding Gfo/Idh/MocA family protein, translated as MTASTIINVGIVGAGNIARGRHLPCFKKHPNVRLAAISDVVVDLAQSAATEYEIPGVYSDYREMFEKENLDAVVICTPNKFHAPASIAALDAGLHVLCEKPMALDPVEARAMVAAAERNKKILSIAFHYRHMAPVRAARRVVDSGELGLVYMARVYALRRRGVPSWGTFVQKHIQGGGAMIDFGVHLLDTALWLMGNPQPVEVCASISQHLGKAPNVNPWGQWNYREFTVEDQAAAFIRFANGASMLLECSWALNIPENYENVSLSGTTAGLEVFPLKVNKAHLDMLVSWKPDWMPGERDNPGDVQTADFVGAILEGRQPVSQAHQALQVTEIVDAIYRSAEAGAAVRLDGATSHPSLH; from the coding sequence ATGACCGCTTCAACCATCATCAATGTCGGTATCGTCGGCGCCGGCAACATTGCCCGCGGGCGCCATCTTCCCTGTTTCAAGAAGCATCCGAATGTCCGCCTCGCCGCCATTTCCGACGTCGTCGTCGATCTGGCTCAATCCGCCGCGACGGAGTACGAGATTCCCGGCGTGTACAGCGATTACCGCGAGATGTTCGAGAAAGAGAACCTCGACGCGGTGGTGATCTGTACGCCGAACAAGTTCCATGCCCCGGCGTCCATCGCTGCGCTCGACGCCGGACTGCACGTGCTCTGCGAGAAGCCAATGGCGCTCGACCCGGTCGAAGCGCGCGCCATGGTCGCGGCAGCCGAGCGAAACAAAAAGATCCTCAGCATCGCATTTCACTACCGCCACATGGCGCCGGTGCGCGCCGCCCGCCGCGTCGTCGACTCAGGCGAACTGGGTCTTGTGTATATGGCGCGGGTGTACGCCCTTCGTCGTCGCGGTGTTCCCTCATGGGGCACATTCGTCCAGAAGCACATCCAGGGTGGTGGCGCCATGATCGATTTCGGCGTCCATCTGCTCGACACGGCGCTCTGGCTGATGGGCAATCCACAGCCGGTCGAGGTCTGCGCCAGCATCTCGCAACATCTCGGCAAAGCGCCGAACGTCAACCCCTGGGGGCAGTGGAACTACCGCGAGTTCACTGTCGAGGATCAGGCAGCGGCGTTCATCCGTTTTGCCAATGGCGCCAGCATGCTCCTCGAGTGCTCATGGGCGCTGAATATCCCCGAAAACTACGAGAATGTCTCACTTTCGGGAACGACCGCCGGGCTGGAAGTCTTCCCGCTGAAGGTCAACAAGGCGCACCTCGATATGCTCGTCAGTTGGAAGCCCGACTGGATGCCGGGCGAACGCGACAATCCGGGCGATGTGCAGACCGCCGATTTCGTCGGTGCAATCCTTGAAGGACGGCAACCGGTGTCGCAGGCACACCAGGCATTGCAGGTCACGGAAATTGTGGATGCAATCTACCGCAGCGCCGAAGCAGGCGCCGCTGTGCGCCTCGACGGTGCAACGTCACATCCATCCCTTCACTGA
- a CDS encoding thioredoxin family protein: MTVTRERFEQGMTYDEYKAQMTRNRERLEENERTVELSTDDIEFFANLPEPLNVLVITEDWCGDAIANVPILGRLAAESGNLNLRIFLRDQNPDLMDRYLNQGIHRSIPVFAFFDQQFRPIGHWIERPAVITEMQEKMLANLYATDPAFAGVVPGTSIAVMPDAARARLMQAFAAFRVETRQLADREVVRELRELISRGLALRQEG, from the coding sequence ATGACAGTCACACGAGAACGCTTTGAGCAGGGGATGACGTATGATGAATACAAAGCGCAGATGACTCGCAACCGCGAGCGTCTGGAAGAGAACGAGCGCACCGTTGAGCTGTCGACCGACGACATCGAGTTCTTCGCAAACCTGCCAGAACCGTTGAACGTGCTGGTGATCACCGAGGACTGGTGCGGCGATGCGATTGCCAACGTTCCCATTTTGGGTCGCCTTGCCGCCGAAAGCGGCAACCTCAATCTGCGCATCTTTCTCCGCGACCAGAATCCCGATCTGATGGATCGGTACCTGAACCAGGGCATTCACCGGTCGATTCCGGTCTTTGCCTTCTTCGATCAACAGTTCCGCCCGATTGGGCACTGGATCGAACGTCCTGCGGTCATAACCGAGATGCAGGAGAAGATGCTGGCAAACCTCTACGCGACCGATCCGGCGTTTGCCGGCGTCGTGCCAGGAACATCGATTGCAGTGATGCCCGACGCAGCGCGCGCGCGCTTGATGCAGGCGTTCGCCGCGTTTCGCGTCGAGACCCGCCAGCTCGCCGATCGTGAGGTTGTGCGAGAATTGCGCGAATTGATCAGCCGGGGATTGGCGCTTCGCCAGGAGGGATAG
- a CDS encoding Rdx family protein: MDIDSGRHLPRIKIVYCAACGYEPQTLELVSALMNAFHYDIAGIEIIPWQDGAFDVAVDGELVHSMYRDGGFPAPETIIKAVRERLAR; encoded by the coding sequence ATGGACATCGACAGCGGACGACATTTGCCCAGGATCAAGATCGTCTACTGCGCGGCGTGCGGCTACGAACCGCAGACGCTGGAACTCGTCTCGGCACTGATGAACGCTTTCCACTACGACATCGCCGGCATCGAAATCATTCCCTGGCAGGATGGCGCGTTCGATGTCGCTGTGGATGGCGAGTTGGTCCACTCGATGTACCGTGATGGCGGCTTTCCTGCGCCAGAAACGATCATCAAAGCGGTACGGGAACGGTTAGCGCGCTAA
- a CDS encoding 2-oxoacid:acceptor oxidoreductase family protein: MYHDLIISGSGGQGALFAGQLLAYAAMDAGYQVTWMPSYGPEMRGGTAHCTVIVADAPIGAPLVRNPQTVIALNRPSLDKYEPLVATGGFLIYNSSLVGREPHRPDIALVAVPGSDLAREVGDERVLNMVMLGAFLRLRPILPLEEVCRALERHMAKRRHELLTLNTAALRRGFSALTVPVPL; the protein is encoded by the coding sequence ATGTATCACGATCTCATCATCAGCGGTTCTGGCGGGCAAGGGGCTTTGTTCGCCGGGCAGTTGCTGGCGTATGCCGCGATGGACGCGGGATACCAGGTGACCTGGATGCCGTCGTATGGTCCTGAGATGCGCGGCGGAACGGCGCACTGCACGGTGATCGTCGCCGATGCGCCGATTGGCGCACCGCTGGTGCGCAACCCGCAGACGGTCATTGCGCTCAATCGCCCGTCGCTCGATAAATACGAGCCGCTGGTCGCAACCGGCGGTTTCCTGATCTACAACAGTTCACTCGTTGGGCGTGAGCCGCATCGCCCTGACATTGCACTGGTTGCCGTGCCGGGCAGCGATTTGGCGCGCGAGGTCGGCGACGAGCGCGTGCTCAATATGGTGATGCTGGGGGCGTTCCTACGCCTGCGACCGATCCTGCCGCTCGAAGAGGTCTGTCGGGCGCTGGAACGCCATATGGCGAAACGTCGCCATGAACTGCTGACGCTGAATACTGCGGCGCTCCGACGCGGGTTTAGCGCGCTAACCGTTCCCGTACCGCTTTGA
- a CDS encoding thiamine pyrophosphate-dependent enzyme, translating into MIAEACVYERPVGLTAAPTHYCPGCTHGIAHRLTAEVLEELGILGCTIGVASVGCSVFAYNYIACDFVGAAHGRAPAVATGLKRVLPDRIIFTYQGDGDLASIGLGEVLHAAARGELITVLFINNAIYGMTGGQMAPTSPAGMVTTSSPGGRDPQLMGHPVRVCELVAQMDGAVYVARRSLHNPAEIRKAKKALRTAFECQLAGRGFALVELLSTCPTNWGMTPVDALRWVEERMIPVFPLGEFKGGER; encoded by the coding sequence ATGATTGCCGAAGCGTGTGTCTATGAGCGTCCGGTGGGGTTGACGGCGGCGCCGACGCATTATTGTCCCGGTTGCACCCACGGTATTGCTCACCGGTTGACGGCGGAGGTTCTGGAAGAACTCGGCATTCTGGGGTGCACGATTGGCGTCGCCTCCGTCGGTTGCTCGGTGTTTGCCTACAACTATATCGCCTGCGATTTCGTCGGCGCGGCGCATGGGCGCGCCCCGGCAGTCGCAACCGGCTTGAAGCGGGTGTTGCCCGACCGGATCATTTTCACCTACCAGGGTGACGGCGACCTGGCATCGATTGGATTGGGCGAAGTGTTGCACGCTGCTGCGCGGGGTGAACTGATCACGGTTCTTTTCATCAACAATGCGATCTATGGCATGACTGGCGGGCAGATGGCGCCAACATCGCCAGCCGGCATGGTGACGACCTCATCACCAGGAGGGCGCGATCCGCAGTTGATGGGGCATCCGGTGCGGGTGTGCGAACTGGTGGCGCAGATGGATGGCGCCGTCTATGTGGCGCGTCGCAGCCTGCACAACCCGGCGGAGATCCGCAAGGCGAAGAAGGCGCTACGCACTGCATTTGAGTGTCAGTTGGCCGGTCGCGGATTTGCGCTGGTTGAACTGCTCTCTACCTGCCCGACGAACTGGGGCATGACGCCGGTTGACGCCCTTCGCTGGGTCGAGGAGCGGATGATACCGGTGTTTCCACTGGGAGAGTTCAAGGGAGGTGAGAGGTGA